CCTCATCTTTGATGTCAGCAACTTTTAAAATGCTTTTTACCTCAAGATTTGAATAGGCGCCTTCGTTATTAATCCTCATTAGTGTTTTACATGCTTTTTCTCGAATATTCATCAATCTCTAGAACCTCGTAAAATAATTAATCGCAATAGAGTTAAAAGAGCCGTTAAAGCAGCAGCTACATATGTTAAGGCAGCAGCTCTTAAAACACGTTTAACACCAGCTTCTTCCGACTGATCAATCAGATTATTCTCAACTAGTCCTTTCACTGCACGTCGACTAGCATCAAATTCTACTGGTAATGTAATGATCGTAAACAGCAATGCCAACATAAATAAAAGGATTCCGAAGTCCATTAGTGCATAACCCCAAGTAGAGTTTCCAAAAATAAAACCAATAAAAAAAAGTGGCCAGGCAAGATTTGAAGCAAAACCAGATACTGGAACAATAAAATTTCTGAATTTTAATGGCCAATACCCAACTTTATCCTGAATAGCATGACCGGTTTCGTGTGCAGCAATACCTACTGCAGCTACACTGGCAGTCGAAGCCACCCCTTGTGATAATCGCATTGTTTTACTTCGGGGATCGTAATGATCCGTTAAATTCCCGGATATATTTTCAATTTGAATATTTCCCAACTGGTTGTAATTGAGTAGTTTTCTAGCAGCATCTGTTCCAGTTAAACCGTTCTTTGTCCTAACTTTACTATATGCTTTATATGCACTGCTAACCTGATGCTGAGCAAATATTGTAAATAAGACTGCTGGGATCAAAATTAAAATGGTCATATCAAATGGTAAGAAATACATTTTCCACCTCCTAAAAACATTTAGAACATTTGATTTTGTTGCAATCACACAAAACTTTAAACAACAAAATCATAATATTATTATAAACTAACTTTCTAAAAATCTTCTTAGTCTATTTAAAAAGCATTCCAATTTCGATTGGATTTCCTCTAAGAAAGTCCTTGACCGCCATCCTTTTTTTACCGGGGTATTGTATTTCTTTTATTCTAATCAAGCCGTTTCCAACAGCAACTGAAAGACCACTTTTAACATCAGCTTCAACAACATGTCCAGGTTGAATGCTAAGTTCCGTTTTCTCAAAGACCGGTAAAAAACATTTAACTTTTTTATCCCCCAAATAAAAATAAGCTCCAGGATGGGGATCTAATCCGTTAATCAGCGAAACTAGCCTTTCCCCCGGCATGGTCCAATCTAAATGCCCCATTTCTTTATCTATTTTCTCTGCAAAGGTTGCCTCATTTTCATTTTGTTCCTTAGCGATTAACGTTTTATTGGCAATCTTCTCAAGATTCTCTGATAACAATCGAGCACCTGATTCAGCTAAAATTTTATGCAGCTCTCCAAAGGTTGTTTTTGCAGTTA
This genomic interval from Eubacteriaceae bacterium ES3 contains the following:
- a CDS encoding zinc metallopeptidase; this translates as MYFLPFDMTILILIPAVLFTIFAQHQVSSAYKAYSKVRTKNGLTGTDAARKLLNYNQLGNIQIENISGNLTDHYDPRSKTMRLSQGVASTASVAAVGIAAHETGHAIQDKVGYWPLKFRNFIVPVSGFASNLAWPLFFIGFIFGNSTWGYALMDFGILLFMLALLFTIITLPVEFDASRRAVKGLVENNLIDQSEEAGVKRVLRAAALTYVAAALTALLTLLRLIILRGSRD
- the fmt gene encoding methionyl-tRNA formyltransferase, which translates into the protein MKKFKIIFMGTTDFGAPALEQLIEDGHTILSVFCQPDRPNRRGKKIEFLPIKKLAIEKELKILQPEKINNPDIIEMIKDAKPDFLVVAAYGQKLPEEILSIPLYGALNIHGSLLPKYRGAAPIQRAIINGDNITGITIMQMAKGLDTGNMYIKSETEITAKTTFGELHKILAESGARLLSENLEKIANKTLIAKEQNENEATFAEKIDKEMGHLDWTMPGERLVSLINGLDPHPGAYFYLGDKKVKCFLPVFEKTELSIQPGHVVEADVKSGLSVAVGNGLIRIKEIQYPGKKRMAVKDFLRGNPIEIGMLFK